A single genomic interval of Vanessa atalanta chromosome 12, ilVanAtal1.2, whole genome shotgun sequence harbors:
- the LOC125067668 gene encoding formin-like protein 5 translates to MINFKDTKNKSALSTRWAQMSKQEQIIEKKKMEIQAKLQAQKQAAALAAQAKLSNPPVTDEKGSPNIFSNDGSFMSQYKALLEKQSKEKQEKEAKEKKEIEESQKNSNENKDTSETNPIQEESDAIDGFDQHNHNMNERRPDRGNRDRHRRWNDRGRTRAHSPMTPVIEDRKKMTDTINIPPLMQLSVQPPDDQSPPPNSHNNRWDSRDGPSPNEEFDIESQQDSSLDQCPDSLPMGSGPMVSGPGPMGPGPMGFGPMGPGPLMPNSIGSGPMVGGPMGPGAMGPRSMGPGPMGPGPMVTGPMGPGPMGPGPMGPGPMRPGPMGPGPMGPGPMGSGPMGPGPMGPGPMGPGPMNPRNMGPGPNMPSGPNMGQGSNSGPNGGPMMGPRGPNMPPIPPFMGGPPNFPMPPNFMGPSGPGGPCGPGPMPPNMCRPNMRAPGPNGPMPPFFPFPNSQMPGPNGPPNSMNSPFGPNGPNFGPQPPFGPNGPNFGPNNNGPPIGPPNMHFMQQNSLPPNSMTESKPLDNIPPPEPMKLQNIPPPLSMSLSHIPKPNDVEPGHIPAPPHSMQVLSADSFPPSVQRAAAEVATNGDHWENVLKAIHSQDQNMWFLHNTNSNEYKAYRDLVIKIRCEGPGDRKPEIKPEDKYEPEFSLEDDDSSDNKYIKEEMKDNYDVYSNQYSSNVKREQTSSQSDDDSDPRKERRKRKKSRWGDDPPVDIKPPGVATPLPNSLPGAKLSKIDEEGLKLTNVNRNNQALMQYAMTNYGTTNLSVEDWKKCEDNFKLNLLYQDMLKKRQEVERLAAAGKHKYEYDSDEDTSEGTWEHRLRAKEMNATERWATELTKQAAGKHHIGDFLPPEELKKFMEKYSAVKSGKEPDLSDYKEYKLKEDNVGFKMLQKLGWNEGQGLGAEGTGIVDPINKANQPVANLGLGASTSDVVCPEDDEFDAYRKRMMLAYRFRPNPLNNPRRPYY, encoded by the exons atgattaattttaaagacaCCAAAAATAAATCTGCTCTAAGTACAAGATGGGCGCAAATGTCGAAACAAGAACAAATCATcgaaaaaaagaaaatggaaATTCAAGCCAAGCTACAGGCCCAAAAGCAAGCTGCTGCTTTAGCGGCTCAGGCTAAACTATCTAA TCCCCCTGTGACAGATGAGAAAGGATCAccaaatattttctcaaatgatGGTAGTTTCATGAGCCAATATAAAGCTCTCCTTGAAAAGCAAAGTAAAGAAAAGCAAGAAAAAGAAgcaaaagaaaaaaaggaaattGAAGAAAGTCAAAAGAATAGTAATGAAAATAAGGATACATCAGAAACAAATCCTATACAAGAAGAAAGTGATGCAATTGATGGTTTTGATCAACACAATCATAATATGAATGAAAGAAGGCCAGATAGAGGAAACAG gGACCGGCACAGGCGATGGAATGACAGAGGTCGTACCCGAGCCCACAGCCCCATGACTCCAGTTATAGAAGATAGAAAGAAAATGACTGATACTATAAATATCCCACCTTTAATGCAACTTAGTGTGCAACCTCCTGATGATCAATCTCCACCACCCAATTCTCATAACAATCGTTGGGATTCTCGTGATGGTCCTTCTCCTAATGAGGAATTTGACATAGAAAGTCAGCAAGACAGTTCTCTTGACCAATGTCCTGATTCACTTCCAATGGGATCAGGCCCAATGGTGTCTGGCCCAGGGCCAATGGGACCAGGGCCAATGGGCTTCGGACCAATGGGTCCTGGACCATTAATGCCGAACTCTATAGGTTCAGGTCCCATGGTTGGCGGTCCGATGGGACCCGGTGCAATGGGCCCAAGATCAATGGGGCCCGGTCCTATGGGTCCTGGGCCGATGGTCACTGGCCCGATGGGACCAGGGCCAATGGGACCTGGTCCAATGGGTCCTGGACCCATGAGACCAGGGCCTATGGGTCCTGGACCGATGGGACCCGGACCGATGGGTTCTGGACCAATGGGACCCGGGCCAATGGGTCCCGGACCAATGGGGCCTGGTCCAATGAATCCCAGAAACATGGGTCCTGGCCCCAATATGCCTTCAGGTCCAAATATGGGTCAAGGATCTAATTCAGGACCTAATGGGGGTCCTATGATGGGACCTAGGGGACCTAATATGCCACCAATACCCCCATTTATGGGTGGTCCTCCGAATTTTCCAATGCCTCCGAATTTCATGGGTCCTAGTGGACCAGGAGGCCCTTGTGGTCCTGGTCCGATGCCACCAAACATGTGCCGTCCTAATATGCGAGCACCTGGACCAAATGGTCCAATGCCACCATTTTTTCCTTTTCCTAATTCTCAAATGCCTGGCCCTAATGGCCCACCCAATTCAATGAACTCTCCTTTTGGGCCTAATGGTCCCAACTTTGGCCCGCAACCCCCGTTTGGCCCTAATGGCCCAAATTTTGGACCAAATAATAATGGCCCACCGATAGGGCCTCCTAATATGCATTTTATGCAACAAAATTCTTTACCCCCTAATTCTATGACCGAATCAAAACCTTTGGATAATATACCTCCACCTGAACCAATGAAACTTCAGAACATTCCACCTCCACTATCAATGTCCCTCAGTCACATCCCTAAACCAAATGATGTGGAACCAGGACACATACCGGCACCACCGCATTCTATGCAAG TTCTCTCTGCAGATTCGTTCCCGCCGTCAGTTCAGCGAGCCGCCGCCGAGGTCGCAACCAACGGCGACCACTGGGAAAATGTCCTGAAAGCAATACACTCACAAGACCAAAATATGTG GTTTCTGCATAATACGAACTCGAATGAGTATAAGGCGTATAGGGATCTCGTGATAAAGATACGGTGCGAAGGCCCGGGTGACAGAAAACCTGAGATCAAGCCCGAAGACAAATACGAGCCTGAATTCTCCTTAGAAGACGACGATAGCAGcgacaacaaatatataaaggaGGAAATGAAAGACAA TTATGATGTATATTCAAATCAATACTCGAGTAATGTTAAAAGGGAACAGACCAGCTCTCAGAGCGACGATGATTCTGACCCTAGAAAGGAGCGTCGTAAGAGGAAGAAGTCACGTTGGGGAGATGACCCGCCAGTAGATATAAAACCACCGGGCGTGGCCACACCATTACCAAATTCCCTTCCAG GTGCAAAATTATCAAAGATAGACGAAGAAGGCTTAAAGCTTACAAATGTCAATCGTAATAATCAAGCGTTAATGCAATATGCAATGACTAACTATGGTACTACTAACCTAAGTGTGGAGGATTGGAAAAAATGTGAAGATAATTTCAAACTCAATTTACTGTACCAG gatatgttaaaaaaaaggcAAGAAGTAGAGCGTTTGGCGGCCGCTGGCAAACACAAGTACGAGTATGACAGTGATGAAGATACCTCAGAGGGAACATGGGAGCACAG ATTGCGTGCCAAAGAAATGAATGCCACGGAGAGGTGGGCAACTGAACTTACAAAGCAAGCTGCAGGTAAACATCATATTGGTGACTTTCTTCCACCCGAAGAACTAAAAAA ATTCATGGAAAAATATTCAGCAGTTAAAAGTGGCAAAGAGCCAGACTTGAGTGATTACAAGGAATACAAGCTTAAGGAAGATAATGTTG gtttCAAAATGCTGCAGAAACTTGGTTGGAATGAGGGTCAGGGTCTCGGTGCTGAAGGGACTGGTATTGTTGATCCGATAAATAA ggCTAACCAGCCTGTAGCTAACTTAGGATTAGGCGCATCGACATCGGACGTGGTGTGTCCTGAAGACGATGAGTTTGATGCGTACAGGAAGCGAATGATGCTCGCATACCGCTTTAGGCCTAATCCTTTG AACAATCCACGCCGACCTTAttattaa